CCCTAGGCATCGCCCTAGCCCCAAACCCGTGGTTCCTCCTAGCTTTGCATTTGGCTCCAGCCTGCCATCCTTCTCACAGCGTTGCACCAAGCAACCAAACCAAGAGGGAGACTATCATGAAGAAACTTATCTCTATGGCCATGGCGCTCACAATTGCCGCCGCCAGCTTTGTCTTTACAGCAGCCGATGCCGACGCAAACGAGCGCTATGGCAAACAGAAAGTCGTGTATCACATCAACTATGATGGCGGTCAGGACGACAAAAAATACCGCGGCGCGATGCGCAACATTCAAAACCACATCAATGCCGTTGGCGCCGAGAACATGGACATCAAAGTTGTGCTCCACGGCAACGGCCTCGGCCTTTTGTCCCAAGCCAAAGCCAATGAAGGCCTGCGCGGTCAGGTGCTTGAGC
This genomic window from Lentibacter algarum contains:
- a CDS encoding DsrE family protein; the encoded protein is MKKLISMAMALTIAAASFVFTAADADANERYGKQKVVYHINYDGGQDDKKYRGAMRNIQNHINAVGAENMDIKVVLHGNGLGLLSQAKANEGLRGQVLELKGQNVAVHVCNNTLKGRKISYENDLFDVYAEDIVPSGVAELSHLQMQGYTYIKP